A portion of the Flavobacterium limnophilum genome contains these proteins:
- a CDS encoding efflux RND transporter permease subunit, which translates to MHSINHKKFGISNWAVDNRVTVYILTALIVITGVYAYITMPREDFPEIIENKVYISSVFPGNSAEDVEKLVIKPLEKEIKNISGVSKVTSSSFQDYGMIIAEFDDDVTIDAAKVKIKDKVDNAKAETDWPNLDNGSKVEPNVFELNISEEVPILNINLQGNYTTQQLKKYGELIQDDLEEISEVKKVDILGVDDKEVEIAVDIFKMTAAQVTFDEIQNAVKYENMTLSGGNLVSQGSRNNIRIVGEIKDPKELENIIVKSFGGTVYLKDIAVVNFKEKEKTTYAREKGKEVVMLSVKKRSGQNMISAIEQVKERIAEAQASYLPKNLKIEMTNDQSSRVEHQVDELSNHIIFGIILVMIVLMFTMGLRNSLFVGAAIPLSMMIAFAILSALGLTLNTMVLFGLVMGLGMLVDDGIVVVDNVFANMKKGMDRVTASKVGIGEIAWPVISSTATTLMAFLPFALWPGTMGKFMKYFPMTLTVTLTASLFVAMVVNAAMTGGSMDTEDRNISKKNLKFYTILFLAFGIFLAFIGSKYTYDSKLVRGIGHLLLIATGLMWLYFLKLYQWTQDFQHSFFPRMEEKYKVFLAKILTKRNSWIALVSIIGMLFFSFILLGIFPRKVLFFPDNIPNQVIAYIEYPQGTSIEKTNKATLFVENQIIGILQKYVDPKTDKNFLAESIVSQVGIGAGNPNVDAGSASETPFKGKVTVSFSEYKFRQGINTSDILEEIRSKVKAIAGAIITVEKDANGPPAGYPISVELKGTDYDLMLKEADKMIAFVNSKSIPGIEKLSVDINRDSPELEVKVDRVNAGSMGVSTGQLGFALRRSVYGQEISTYKEGDDDYNIVMRMQDDQRKNENILFNQSLTFRNQNNGQIVQVPVSAISQTEKTKTYNQIKRKNHKRIMTVYSNVLTGYNGDEITKQIQTELKNYKLPSDVSYSFSGVQEEQGKNQSFLMYALFLALAGITIIIVLQFNSVSKTLVILFTVILSFSGVFYGYVIAGMDFVILMTMMGIISLAGIVVKNGIVLMDFFVLLLDKKVTDNKLKSHDDLNLDEIKEVIIESGKSRLRPVLLTALTAVLGLIPLAIGLNFDFFTLITDFNPHFFMGGDNVIFWGPLAWTIIFGLTYATVLTLVIVPVMFYLVKRTKYSLRDRRLARAAKAIEI; encoded by the coding sequence ATGCACAGTATAAATCATAAAAAATTCGGCATTTCAAACTGGGCTGTTGACAATCGCGTCACGGTTTACATCTTGACTGCATTAATTGTAATTACGGGGGTTTACGCCTACATCACTATGCCACGTGAAGATTTCCCGGAAATCATCGAAAACAAAGTATATATTTCGTCCGTTTTTCCTGGAAATTCAGCCGAAGATGTAGAGAAATTGGTCATCAAGCCATTAGAGAAAGAAATCAAAAATATTAGTGGGGTATCCAAAGTAACTTCTAGTTCGTTTCAAGATTACGGAATGATTATCGCCGAGTTTGACGATGATGTCACCATTGATGCCGCCAAAGTAAAAATCAAGGACAAAGTGGACAATGCCAAAGCAGAAACCGATTGGCCTAATCTAGACAACGGAAGCAAGGTAGAACCGAATGTTTTTGAATTGAACATTTCAGAAGAAGTGCCTATTTTGAACATCAACCTGCAAGGGAATTACACCACGCAACAACTTAAAAAATACGGAGAATTAATCCAGGACGACTTGGAAGAAATCTCGGAAGTGAAAAAAGTGGACATTCTGGGTGTGGATGACAAAGAAGTGGAAATTGCCGTTGACATTTTCAAAATGACGGCTGCCCAAGTGACTTTCGACGAAATCCAGAATGCGGTTAAATACGAAAACATGACGCTTTCCGGTGGAAACTTGGTTTCTCAAGGTTCCAGAAACAACATTAGAATCGTGGGTGAAATCAAGGACCCGAAAGAGTTGGAGAACATCATCGTGAAATCATTTGGAGGAACAGTTTACCTAAAAGACATTGCGGTTGTCAATTTCAAGGAGAAAGAAAAAACGACTTATGCTCGCGAAAAAGGCAAAGAAGTGGTGATGCTCAGCGTGAAAAAACGTTCGGGACAAAACATGATTTCGGCCATCGAACAGGTGAAAGAACGAATAGCAGAAGCACAAGCTTCCTATTTGCCAAAAAACCTGAAAATCGAAATGACAAACGACCAATCTTCACGTGTGGAACACCAGGTGGATGAATTGTCGAACCACATTATTTTCGGGATTATTCTGGTAATGATCGTGTTGATGTTTACTATGGGACTCAGAAATTCCTTGTTCGTGGGAGCAGCGATTCCATTGTCGATGATGATTGCTTTTGCCATCCTTTCGGCTTTGGGGTTAACCTTGAACACGATGGTGCTTTTCGGATTGGTAATGGGATTAGGAATGCTGGTCGATGACGGAATTGTGGTGGTCGACAACGTTTTTGCCAACATGAAAAAAGGAATGGATCGTGTAACGGCTTCCAAAGTGGGTATTGGCGAAATCGCTTGGCCCGTAATTTCATCGACAGCCACTACATTGATGGCGTTCTTGCCTTTTGCTTTGTGGCCAGGAACCATGGGTAAATTCATGAAGTATTTCCCGATGACTTTGACCGTGACCCTTACCGCTTCGTTATTTGTGGCGATGGTGGTCAATGCAGCAATGACGGGAGGTTCTATGGATACTGAAGATAGAAATATTTCTAAAAAGAACCTAAAATTCTATACCATCCTGTTTTTGGCCTTCGGAATATTCTTAGCTTTTATTGGGTCGAAATATACCTATGACAGTAAATTGGTGAGAGGAATTGGACATTTATTGTTGATTGCTACCGGTTTAATGTGGTTGTACTTCCTTAAATTGTACCAATGGACACAAGATTTCCAGCACAGTTTCTTTCCGAGAATGGAAGAAAAATACAAAGTATTTTTAGCAAAAATCCTTACTAAAAGGAATTCTTGGATTGCGTTGGTATCCATCATTGGAATGTTGTTTTTCTCCTTTATATTGTTGGGTATTTTCCCGAGAAAAGTATTGTTTTTCCCGGACAACATCCCGAATCAAGTGATTGCTTACATCGAATATCCGCAAGGAACTTCGATAGAAAAAACCAACAAGGCTACTTTGTTTGTAGAAAATCAAATCATTGGAATCTTGCAAAAGTATGTTGACCCAAAAACCGACAAAAACTTCTTGGCCGAAAGTATCGTTTCGCAAGTGGGAATCGGTGCCGGAAATCCAAATGTTGATGCGGGTTCCGCTTCGGAAACGCCCTTCAAAGGAAAAGTAACGGTGAGTTTCTCCGAGTACAAATTTCGTCAAGGGATTAATACTTCGGATATTTTGGAAGAAATTCGTTCGAAAGTAAAAGCCATTGCCGGAGCCATAATTACGGTTGAAAAAGATGCCAACGGACCGCCGGCAGGTTATCCTATCAGTGTGGAATTGAAAGGAACAGATTATGATTTGATGTTGAAAGAAGCCGACAAAATGATTGCTTTCGTGAATTCGAAAAGCATTCCCGGTATCGAAAAATTGAGCGTAGACATCAACAGGGACAGTCCTGAACTTGAAGTAAAAGTAGACCGAGTAAATGCAGGAAGCATGGGTGTTTCCACCGGGCAACTGGGTTTTGCCCTACGTCGTTCGGTTTATGGTCAAGAGATTTCGACTTATAAAGAAGGTGATGACGATTACAACATCGTGATGCGCATGCAAGACGATCAACGCAAGAATGAAAACATTCTTTTCAATCAATCGTTGACGTTCAGAAACCAGAATAACGGACAAATTGTTCAAGTTCCTGTTTCCGCCATTTCGCAAACCGAAAAAACAAAGACGTACAACCAAATCAAAAGGAAGAACCACAAACGAATAATGACCGTTTATTCGAATGTGTTGACGGGTTACAATGGTGATGAAATTACCAAACAAATCCAAACGGAACTGAAGAATTACAAATTGCCGAGCGACGTGAGTTATTCCTTTTCTGGAGTACAGGAAGAACAAGGCAAAAACCAAAGTTTCTTGATGTATGCGCTGTTCTTGGCCTTGGCCGGAATTACCATCATCATTGTATTGCAATTTAATTCGGTTTCGAAAACATTGGTGATTTTATTCACGGTCATCTTGAGTTTTAGTGGTGTATTCTATGGTTATGTTATTGCAGGAATGGATTTTGTAATCCTGATGACGATGATGGGAATCATTTCGCTGGCGGGTATCGTGGTGAAAAACGGAATCGTGTTGATGGATTTCTTCGTCTTGCTATTGGACAAAAAAGTAACCGACAACAAACTGAAAAGCCATGACGACTTAAACTTGGACGAAATTAAAGAAGTCATCATCGAATCTGGAAAATCGCGTTTGCGTCCGGTATTGTTGACTGCCTTGACGGCCGTTTTGGGATTGATTCCGTTGGCAATTGGATTGAACTTTGATTTCTTTACCTTGATCACCGATTTTAATCCACATTTTTTCATGGGTGGAGACAACGTGATTTTCTGGGGACCTTTAGCATGGACCATTATTTTCGGATTGACTTATGCCACGGTATTGACCTTGGTCATAGTTCCGGTAATGTTCTACTTGGTGAAAAGAACCAAATATTCTTTACGTGACAGAAGATTGGCCAGAGCCGCCAAAGCTATCGAAATATAA
- a CDS encoding TMEM143 family protein: MKREHYIPFDKEFLLEQQLAFFSEDQKKVEDFKKLFDITEHYFHYESFNLIRNLKQNYAVFNPDLSPEEREEFVGKSDFSKLKKTLLQVLERANYTRVNQETLDKALKDSDLIGLNLTIDFKAIKDYELYARGHHKTKEKVSHFIFWKKEIEVEYYDRVMIFLNYQDTHYFKEKKVDLDKLLIDPGCIVLKVFKRVPKNDLETIFPNAVPKMSTTDKLLFWVPGIGGGISLLSTKVIPALILMSAAYKSGESIDLLNSKTSLNQGLIALGILAAYLFRQYSNFVNKKIKYSKMLSDSLYFKNLGNNNGAFYSLLNSSEEEAIKETILAYAFLNRSKIPLTAEELDSQIESWFSTKLNTDLDFHVKNALLKLKNIGLAIETNGKWEVISLDKALIRIDEVWDAVFEYNQK, encoded by the coding sequence ATGAAACGAGAACATTATATTCCATTTGACAAGGAATTCTTGCTCGAACAACAATTAGCATTTTTCTCGGAAGACCAGAAGAAAGTCGAAGATTTCAAAAAGCTATTCGATATCACCGAACATTATTTTCACTATGAATCCTTTAATCTTATCCGTAATTTAAAACAAAATTATGCGGTATTTAACCCTGATTTAAGTCCAGAAGAACGAGAAGAATTTGTTGGCAAAAGTGATTTTTCAAAATTAAAAAAAACGCTTCTCCAAGTTCTTGAACGAGCAAATTACACTCGAGTTAATCAAGAAACTTTGGACAAAGCTTTAAAAGATTCGGATTTGATAGGTTTAAATCTTACCATAGATTTCAAGGCTATCAAAGATTATGAGTTGTATGCTCGAGGGCATCACAAAACGAAAGAAAAAGTAAGCCACTTTATTTTTTGGAAGAAAGAAATAGAGGTAGAATACTATGACCGCGTAATGATTTTTCTGAATTATCAAGATACCCATTATTTCAAAGAAAAGAAAGTTGATTTAGACAAACTGCTCATTGACCCGGGATGCATCGTGTTGAAAGTCTTTAAACGCGTTCCCAAAAACGATCTTGAAACCATATTCCCGAATGCTGTTCCCAAGATGTCGACAACAGACAAACTATTGTTTTGGGTACCGGGAATTGGAGGAGGCATTTCATTACTTAGCACTAAAGTAATTCCTGCATTGATTTTAATGTCTGCGGCATACAAATCGGGTGAGTCAATCGACTTGTTAAATAGTAAAACCTCGCTGAATCAAGGTTTAATTGCGCTAGGAATATTGGCAGCTTACTTATTTCGCCAATACAGCAACTTCGTGAACAAGAAGATAAAATATTCCAAAATGCTTTCGGATAGTCTTTATTTTAAAAATCTGGGGAATAATAACGGAGCCTTTTATTCTTTGTTAAACTCTTCGGAAGAAGAAGCAATTAAGGAAACCATATTGGCTTATGCCTTTTTAAACAGAAGCAAGATTCCATTGACAGCAGAGGAACTCGATTCTCAAATTGAATCTTGGTTCTCAACAAAGTTAAATACGGATCTTGATTTCCATGTAAAAAATGCATTGTTGAAATTAAAAAACATTGGCCTTGCCATAGAAACGAATGGCAAATGGGAAGTAATTTCGTTGGACAAGGCTCTCATTAGAATAGATGAAGTATGGGATGCGGTTTTTGAATATAACCAAAAGTAG
- a CDS encoding TlpA family protein disulfide reductase produces the protein MKKIFLIAIVFVCSNASFGQMINYVTFQAEIANRNNDFINITTLNGQLLKKIELNKKGIFKDTLKIKEGKYRMNDGVESTELYLRNGYSIKLKMDAKQFDESIVYSGIGALENNVLAKRILQDEQYYKTDFTALDGAAFENFKNKKRELDLKLLENNKLNVNFIAVEKANMENTLQSLTDYYKKTQSANKLNNTMSPSFDYENHKGGKTKLEDFKGKYVYIDVWATWCGPCRAEIPFLKKTEEMYHDKNIVFVSISIDVDKDHDKWKNFVSEKQLGGVQLFADKNWNSDFMTSYGVISIPRFILIDPNGKVVKGNASRPSSPQLKEELDKLLN, from the coding sequence ATGAAAAAAATATTTTTAATTGCCATAGTATTTGTTTGTTCCAACGCCAGTTTTGGACAAATGATAAATTACGTGACATTTCAGGCTGAAATTGCCAACAGGAACAATGATTTTATAAACATTACCACATTAAACGGCCAATTACTGAAAAAGATTGAATTAAACAAAAAAGGAATTTTCAAGGATACTTTGAAGATAAAAGAAGGAAAGTATCGAATGAACGATGGCGTGGAATCTACAGAATTGTATCTTAGGAATGGCTATTCCATTAAATTAAAAATGGATGCCAAACAATTTGATGAATCTATTGTTTATTCTGGAATAGGTGCATTGGAAAACAATGTGTTGGCAAAAAGAATTCTCCAGGACGAGCAATATTACAAAACGGATTTTACGGCATTGGACGGAGCTGCTTTTGAAAATTTTAAAAACAAGAAACGGGAACTGGATCTAAAATTATTGGAGAATAACAAACTAAACGTGAATTTTATTGCGGTCGAAAAAGCCAATATGGAAAATACCTTGCAAAGTCTTACAGATTATTATAAAAAGACCCAAAGCGCCAATAAACTCAATAACACAATGTCTCCTTCATTTGATTATGAAAATCATAAAGGAGGAAAAACAAAATTGGAAGATTTTAAAGGAAAATATGTGTATATCGATGTTTGGGCTACTTGGTGTGGCCCGTGTCGCGCGGAAATTCCTTTTTTGAAAAAAACGGAAGAAATGTATCATGACAAGAACATTGTCTTTGTGAGTATTTCTATTGACGTTGACAAAGACCACGATAAATGGAAAAATTTTGTCAGCGAAAAGCAGTTGGGCGGCGTTCAATTGTTTGCCGACAAAAACTGGAATTCCGATTTTATGACCAGTTATGGCGTGATCAGTATTCCGAGATTTATTTTGATTGATCCAAACGGAAAAGTAGTGAAAGGAAATGCTTCAAGACCATCGTCGCCGCAATTGAAAGAAGAGTTGGATAAACTGTTGAATTAA
- the aspS gene encoding aspartate--tRNA ligase — translation MYRSHNCGELNASHINTEVTLAGWVQKSRDKGFMNWVDLRDRYGVTQLIFDESRTDKTVFELAKTLGREFVIQAKGTVIEREAKNPNMATGDIEILVTEMTILNAALTPPFTIEDETDGGEDIRMKYRYLDIRRNPVKNSLLFRHKVAMEVRKYLSDLDFCEVETPYLIKSTPEGARDFVVPSRMNEGQFYALPQSPQTFKQLLMVGGMDKYFQIVKCFRDEDLRADRQPEFTQIDCEMAFVEQEDILNVFEGLTRHLLKEIKGIEVDKFPRITYDYAMKTYGNDKPDIRFGMEFGELNEFAQHKEFPVFNAAELVVGIAVPGAGNYTRKEIDGLIDWMKRPQIGASGMVYVKCNEDGTFKSSVDKFYDQDDLVNWAKTTGAKAGDMIFVLSGPADKTRTQLSALRMELATRLGLRNPAEFAPLWVVDFPLLELDEESGRYHAMHHPFTSPKPEDMKLLETEPGKVRANAYDMVLNGNEIGGGSIRIHDKATQQLMFKYLGFTPEQAKEQFGFLMDAFQFGAPPHGGLAFGLDRLVAILGGQETIRDFIAFPKNNSGRDVMIDAPSAIDETQLNELHIKLDLL, via the coding sequence ATGTATAGAAGTCATAATTGTGGCGAACTGAACGCCTCACACATCAATACCGAAGTAACGCTTGCCGGATGGGTTCAAAAATCAAGAGACAAAGGATTTATGAATTGGGTCGATTTGCGCGACCGTTACGGAGTTACCCAGTTAATTTTCGACGAAAGTCGTACCGATAAAACCGTTTTCGAATTGGCCAAAACTCTGGGTCGCGAGTTCGTGATCCAAGCCAAAGGAACCGTTATAGAACGTGAAGCCAAAAATCCGAACATGGCAACCGGTGATATCGAAATCTTGGTTACCGAAATGACTATATTGAATGCAGCCCTTACTCCACCTTTCACTATTGAAGATGAAACCGACGGTGGCGAAGACATCAGAATGAAATACCGTTACTTGGATATTCGTAGAAATCCAGTAAAAAACAGCTTGCTTTTCCGTCATAAAGTAGCAATGGAAGTGCGTAAATACCTTTCGGATTTGGATTTCTGCGAAGTGGAAACACCTTATTTAATCAAATCAACTCCGGAAGGTGCAAGAGACTTTGTTGTTCCTTCAAGAATGAACGAAGGACAGTTTTATGCTTTGCCACAATCGCCACAAACCTTCAAACAATTGTTGATGGTAGGCGGAATGGACAAATATTTCCAAATCGTGAAATGTTTCCGTGACGAAGATTTGCGTGCCGACCGTCAACCTGAATTCACGCAAATCGATTGCGAAATGGCCTTTGTGGAACAAGAAGACATCTTGAATGTTTTCGAAGGATTGACAAGACATTTACTAAAAGAAATCAAAGGAATTGAAGTGGACAAATTTCCCCGCATCACTTACGATTATGCGATGAAAACATACGGAAACGACAAACCGGACATTCGTTTCGGAATGGAATTTGGCGAGTTGAACGAATTTGCACAGCACAAAGAATTTCCGGTTTTCAACGCTGCAGAATTAGTGGTGGGAATTGCAGTTCCTGGAGCAGGAAATTATACCCGTAAAGAAATTGATGGTTTGATAGATTGGATGAAACGCCCACAAATTGGCGCCAGCGGAATGGTTTACGTGAAATGCAACGAAGACGGAACATTCAAATCATCGGTTGACAAGTTTTATGACCAAGACGATTTAGTGAATTGGGCAAAAACTACCGGTGCCAAAGCCGGCGACATGATTTTCGTGCTTTCAGGTCCAGCCGACAAAACCAGAACCCAACTTTCTGCCTTGAGAATGGAATTGGCCACTCGCTTGGGATTGAGAAACCCGGCGGAATTCGCCCCGCTTTGGGTTGTAGATTTCCCGTTATTGGAATTGGACGAAGAAAGCGGTCGTTATCACGCGATGCACCATCCATTTACGTCTCCAAAACCGGAAGACATGAAATTATTGGAAACCGAACCCGGAAAAGTCCGAGCCAACGCCTACGACATGGTTTTGAATGGAAACGAAATTGGCGGTGGTTCTATTCGTATTCACGACAAAGCGACCCAGCAATTGATGTTTAAATACCTAGGTTTCACGCCGGAACAAGCCAAAGAGCAATTCGGCTTCTTGATGGATGCCTTTCAATTTGGCGCACCGCCACACGGAGGTCTGGCTTTTGGATTGGACAGATTGGTTGCCATCCTTGGCGGACAAGAAACCATTCGCGATTTTATTGCGTTTCCAAAGAACAATTCTGGCAGGGACGTCATGATTGACGCACCTTCGGCAATTGATGAAACACAATTAAATGAATTACACATTAAACTCGATTTATTGTAG
- a CDS encoding cold-shock protein, with product MRTGTVKFFNESKGYGFITDEETGKDIFVHASGINAEELREGDRVSYEEEEGRKGKVAAKVAVI from the coding sequence ATGCGTACAGGTACAGTTAAATTTTTCAATGAATCAAAAGGTTACGGATTCATTACAGACGAAGAAACAGGAAAAGACATTTTTGTTCATGCATCAGGAATCAACGCAGAAGAATTGCGTGAAGGTGACAGAGTTAGCTATGAAGAAGAAGAAGGAAGAAAAGGAAAAGTTGCTGCGAAAGTAGCAGTTATCTAA
- a CDS encoding NADH-quinone oxidoreductase subunit A yields the protein MQSNQLDYFPILMQALLAIGFVAGTIMISGKLGPKRSSTIKDENFECGVESLGNARIPFSVKYFLVAILFVLFDVEVIFLYPWAINFKDLGIEGLIKMVIFMLLLLVGFFYIIKKKALEWE from the coding sequence ATGCAATCGAATCAATTAGACTATTTTCCAATACTAATGCAGGCACTCTTGGCCATAGGATTTGTCGCAGGCACAATCATGATTTCAGGTAAATTAGGCCCTAAAAGATCCTCTACAATCAAGGATGAAAATTTCGAATGCGGAGTTGAATCTCTAGGAAATGCCCGAATTCCTTTCTCGGTAAAATACTTTCTGGTTGCCATTCTTTTTGTGTTATTTGACGTCGAGGTGATTTTTCTTTATCCTTGGGCAATCAATTTTAAAGACTTGGGAATAGAAGGATTGATTAAAATGGTAATCTTCATGCTTTTATTGTTGGTGGGATTTTTCTACATCATCAAAAAGAAAGCATTGGAATGGGAATAA
- a CDS encoding NADH-quinone oxidoreductase subunit B produces MSDSNIKMVAPPEGVSGEGYFATSLNEVVGLARANSLWPLPFATSCCGIEFMATMASHYDLARFGSERVSFSPRQADMLLVMGTISKKMGPILRQVYEQMAEPRWVIAVGACASSGGVFDTYSVLQGIDKVIPVDVYVPGCPPRPEQIVDGVMRLQELVKSESVRRRSSPEYQELLASYNIK; encoded by the coding sequence ATGAGTGATTCAAATATAAAAATGGTTGCCCCTCCAGAAGGCGTTTCAGGCGAAGGTTATTTTGCCACCTCGCTCAATGAAGTCGTGGGGTTGGCTCGCGCCAATTCACTTTGGCCATTGCCTTTTGCAACTTCTTGTTGCGGAATTGAATTTATGGCAACTATGGCCTCGCATTATGATTTGGCACGTTTTGGATCTGAACGCGTGAGTTTTTCTCCACGTCAAGCCGATATGTTGCTGGTTATGGGAACCATTTCTAAAAAAATGGGACCTATTTTACGCCAAGTTTACGAACAAATGGCAGAACCTCGTTGGGTAATCGCTGTTGGAGCTTGTGCTTCGTCTGGTGGTGTTTTCGACACCTATTCTGTTTTGCAAGGAATAGACAAAGTAATTCCGGTTGATGTTTATGTTCCAGGCTGTCCGCCAAGACCAGAACAAATCGTGGATGGCGTGATGAGATTGCAAGAATTGGTAAAAAGCGAATCTGTAAGAAGAAGAAGCTCTCCAGAATACCAAGAATTATTAGCCTCTTATAACATAAAATAA
- a CDS encoding NADH-quinone oxidoreductase subunit C translates to MSLETTYIEDKLVETFGESVFRFNQEKDIFSFEVAADKITAVVLFLKNDPSLRFHFLTDLCGVHYPDNVLERQFSVVYHMHNWYENKRIKIKAFISGSTPEIKTLTTIFPSANWMERETYDFYGIDFIGHPQLKRILNMDEMVSFPMRKEFPLEDGGRTDKDDRFFGRTPSNK, encoded by the coding sequence ATGAGTTTAGAAACAACATATATTGAAGATAAATTGGTGGAAACATTTGGCGAAAGCGTGTTCCGTTTTAATCAAGAAAAAGACATCTTTTCATTTGAAGTGGCAGCCGACAAAATCACTGCAGTTGTTCTTTTTTTGAAAAATGATCCCTCTTTACGTTTTCATTTCCTGACCGATTTATGCGGTGTTCATTATCCGGATAACGTGCTGGAACGACAATTTTCCGTTGTTTATCACATGCACAATTGGTACGAAAACAAACGCATCAAAATAAAAGCTTTTATCAGTGGTTCAACACCAGAAATAAAAACTTTGACAACCATCTTTCCAAGTGCCAATTGGATGGAAAGAGAGACTTATGATTTTTACGGCATCGATTTTATTGGTCATCCACAGTTGAAACGAATCTTGAACATGGATGAAATGGTTTCTTTTCCAATGCGAAAAGAATTTCCGTTGGAAGACGGCGGAAGAACAGACAAGGACGACCGATTCTTCGGAAGAACACCATCAAACAAATAG
- a CDS encoding NADH-quinone oxidoreductase subunit D, with product MSELLLPPEHRYAEIIKNKLNEDGSELSILNLGPTHPATHGIFQNVLLMDGEKILEAEPTVGYIHRAFEKIAENRPFYQITPLTDRMNYCSSPINNMGWWMTLEKLLDIEVPKRVQYLRVIVMELARITDHLICNSILGVDTGAYTGFLYVFQFREKVYEIYEEICGARLTTNMGRIGGFERDWSPKAFELLEVFLKDFPVAWKEFENLFERNRIFIDRTVNVGPISAEMAMAYGFTGPNLRAAGVDYDVRVAHPYSSYEDFDFIVPVGKSGDTYDRFCVRNAEVWESLSIIRQALDKMPEGNVFHADVPEYYLPPKEDVYTDMESLIYHFKIVMGEIPVPVAEIYHAVEGGNGELGFYLVTDGSRTPYRLHFRRPCFIYYQAYPEMIKGAMLSDAIVILSSLNVIAGELDA from the coding sequence ATGTCAGAACTATTATTACCACCAGAGCATCGCTATGCTGAAATTATAAAAAACAAGCTGAACGAAGACGGAAGCGAACTTTCGATTCTGAATTTAGGCCCTACGCATCCAGCCACACATGGTATTTTCCAAAATGTCTTGCTGATGGATGGAGAAAAAATCCTTGAAGCGGAACCTACAGTCGGCTACATTCACAGGGCTTTCGAAAAAATTGCCGAAAACCGTCCTTTTTACCAAATCACGCCACTTACAGACCGAATGAACTATTGTTCGTCGCCTATCAATAATATGGGATGGTGGATGACTTTGGAAAAATTATTGGATATTGAAGTTCCCAAAAGAGTTCAATATTTAAGAGTTATCGTGATGGAATTGGCCAGAATTACAGACCACTTAATTTGTAATTCAATCCTTGGTGTAGATACGGGTGCTTATACTGGTTTCTTGTACGTTTTTCAATTTAGAGAGAAAGTTTACGAAATCTACGAAGAAATTTGTGGAGCTCGTTTGACTACCAATATGGGAAGAATAGGCGGTTTCGAAAGAGATTGGTCTCCAAAAGCCTTTGAATTACTGGAAGTATTTTTGAAAGATTTCCCGGTTGCTTGGAAAGAATTCGAAAACTTGTTCGAAAGAAACAGAATTTTTATAGACAGAACTGTAAATGTTGGCCCAATATCTGCCGAAATGGCGATGGCTTACGGATTTACAGGTCCAAATTTACGTGCTGCCGGAGTTGATTATGACGTTCGTGTGGCACATCCTTATTCCTCTTACGAAGATTTCGATTTCATAGTTCCTGTTGGAAAATCTGGCGATACTTACGACCGTTTTTGTGTTCGTAATGCCGAAGTTTGGGAAAGTTTGAGCATCATTCGTCAAGCATTGGACAAAATGCCGGAAGGAAATGTTTTCCATGCCGATGTTCCCGAATATTATTTACCTCCAAAAGAAGATGTTTACACTGATATGGAATCCTTGATTTACCATTTCAAGATTGTAATGGGAGAAATTCCTGTTCCAGTTGCCGAAATCTATCACGCTGTTGAAGGCGGAAACGGAGAATTAGGATTTTACTTGGTAACCGACGGAAGTAGAACTCCTTACAGGCTGCACTTCCGCAGACCTTGTTTTATTTATTACCAAGCTTATCCCGAAATGATAAAAGGCGCAATGCTTTCAGATGCGATTGTTATTTTGTCAAGTTTAAATGTTATTGCCGGAGAATTAGACGCATAG